A genome region from Eurosta solidaginis isolate ZX-2024a chromosome 2, ASM4086904v1, whole genome shotgun sequence includes the following:
- the LOC137239356 gene encoding uncharacterized protein → MMKLSSTRSNSTLLNVVIDQRLRIDTCRYLMEIQSRRLAGE, encoded by the coding sequence ATGATGAAACTGAGCTCAACTCGCAGCAACTCTACTCTGTTGAATGTTGTAATCGACCAACGACTTAGAATTGACACCTGTCGATATCTAATGGAAATTCAATCGCGTCGTCTAGCGGGAGaatag